One window of the Sulfitobacter alexandrii genome contains the following:
- a CDS encoding carbon-nitrogen hydrolase family protein, whose translation MTPFAIAGVQMYVNALQSNVDGMIQRLDILMARFPWTQMVLFSELAPFGPLDRYALPPENETIVKFQEAAQKHRVWLIPGSMFLKDPQDGRVYNTSVVINPEGEVIRRYAKMFPFRPYETGVAAGTEFCVFDVPDVGRFGLSICYDIWFPETTRQLTSQGVEVLLHPVLTGTTDRDAELAIARATAAQFQCYIFDVNGLGAGGVGKSCVVDPTSMVLHQSAGQEDMFPIEVDLSMVRRQRETGMKGLGQVLKSFRDRSTDFSVYDRVSGTDAYLHTLGPLEIPHQGSRAGLHVDVPAQRVPDAPTFKGQDSMSAFSHTPGGFAPEPMPNPTAGTANDPNETQAPAEVAGGVPNPPVKPGVLTGSEETSSG comes from the coding sequence ATGACCCCTTTCGCAATCGCCGGCGTTCAGATGTACGTCAACGCGCTGCAGTCGAATGTCGATGGCATGATCCAGCGGCTCGACATCCTGATGGCGCGATTCCCCTGGACCCAGATGGTCCTGTTTTCCGAGCTTGCCCCTTTCGGCCCGCTGGACCGCTATGCGCTGCCGCCCGAGAACGAAACGATCGTCAAGTTTCAGGAGGCGGCGCAGAAGCATCGCGTCTGGCTGATCCCCGGATCCATGTTCCTCAAGGATCCGCAGGACGGTCGTGTCTACAACACGTCGGTGGTGATCAACCCCGAGGGCGAGGTGATCCGCCGCTACGCCAAGATGTTCCCGTTCCGGCCCTACGAGACGGGCGTGGCCGCAGGTACGGAGTTCTGCGTGTTCGATGTGCCGGACGTGGGCCGCTTTGGTCTGTCGATCTGCTATGACATCTGGTTCCCCGAAACCACCCGGCAACTGACCAGCCAGGGGGTGGAGGTGCTGCTGCACCCGGTGCTCACGGGCACGACGGATCGCGATGCCGAGCTGGCGATCGCACGGGCGACCGCCGCGCAGTTCCAGTGCTACATCTTCGACGTGAACGGCCTGGGCGCCGGAGGCGTGGGCAAATCCTGCGTCGTCGATCCGACCTCGATGGTGCTGCACCAGTCCGCCGGACAAGAGGACATGTTCCCGATCGAGGTGGACCTGAGCATGGTGCGTCGGCAGCGCGAGACGGGCATGAAGGGGCTTGGCCAGGTGCTGAAGTCCTTTCGCGACCGATCGACCGACTTCTCGGTCTATGACCGGGTCAGCGGCACGGACGCCTACCTGCACACCCTTGGACCGCTCGAAATCCCGCACCAGGGGTCGCGGGCGGGACTGCACGTGGACGTGCCCGCGCAACGCGTCCCGGATGCACCGACCTTCAAGGGGCAGGACTCCATGTCCGCCTTCTCGCATACGCCGGGCGGGTTCGCTCCGGAACCGATGCCGAACCCGACCGCCGGAACCGCCAACGATCCGAATGAAACCCAAGCCCCCGCCGAAGTCGCCGGGGGCGTACCTAACCCGCCTGTCAAACCCGGCGTCCTGACCGGGTCCGAAGAAACATCCAGCGGCTGA
- a CDS encoding sensor histidine kinase, whose translation MTSGFFSGGLLKGLAVRVLFFLSLALMPIGMIAIVQTWEISSQNQTSAELSLLAVTEQASSAERRVLQEAFGAVEVLSALVRLYLDDPEECSQVLKEYRDVTRNYEVVGYVGLDGLMECSSAGGTVDLSERNWFRSALEHPVRAAYAVRRGAVSGKSVTVVQAPVRENDELIGFMAISIPPSLIETEEEPPLSLTPLAMVTFNADGDILTSERGMDLSGVEMPENISLSVFAGNETKVFFAENTESVTRAYAVLPIVPDAVYAMSAWPEDTPFLQVDLTTRLSTLLPVAMWAASLVVAFWALNRLAIRHIRKLGRQMRRFALSRTLPRDTLAPSIPTELAEMETAFVAMAESILRDEATLEDSLREKNILLKEVHHRVKNNLQLISSIMNMQIRQAKSEDARFVLRRLQERILSLATVHKNLYQDDNLVRVDAKVLLEEVVGQLLKVGLGPKAHVKVTQSFERISIDADDAAPLTLLTSEAITNALKYIPQSSPDAHLDASLRQIDTELAQLTVSNTVSGDTAETGTGLGSRLIEAFARQLNGHVEIESTETVYALKVTFHVPKTAKQTYDY comes from the coding sequence ATGACTTCCGGGTTCTTTTCCGGTGGGCTGCTCAAGGGATTGGCGGTCAGGGTTCTTTTCTTCCTGTCCCTCGCTCTCATGCCCATCGGAATGATCGCCATCGTGCAGACCTGGGAGATATCGAGCCAGAACCAGACCAGCGCGGAGCTGTCTTTGCTTGCCGTGACCGAGCAGGCCTCTTCGGCTGAAAGACGGGTGTTGCAGGAGGCTTTCGGCGCGGTCGAAGTCCTGAGCGCGCTGGTCCGTCTGTACCTCGACGATCCCGAAGAATGCAGCCAGGTTCTGAAAGAATATCGCGATGTCACCCGGAACTACGAAGTCGTCGGGTACGTCGGTCTGGACGGGTTGATGGAATGTTCTTCCGCCGGGGGAACAGTGGACCTCAGCGAACGGAACTGGTTTCGGTCAGCGCTCGAGCATCCGGTCCGGGCAGCCTATGCGGTGCGTCGGGGAGCGGTTTCCGGCAAGTCGGTGACAGTCGTTCAGGCCCCCGTCCGGGAGAATGACGAACTGATCGGTTTCATGGCGATCTCCATTCCCCCCTCGCTGATCGAAACGGAGGAGGAGCCGCCCCTTTCCCTGACGCCGCTGGCCATGGTCACCTTCAATGCGGACGGCGACATTCTGACGTCCGAGCGCGGTATGGACCTTTCCGGCGTGGAGATGCCGGAGAATATTTCGCTGTCGGTTTTCGCCGGGAACGAGACAAAGGTGTTCTTTGCCGAAAACACGGAATCCGTCACCCGCGCCTATGCGGTGCTGCCGATCGTACCGGATGCCGTCTACGCGATGAGCGCCTGGCCCGAGGATACGCCGTTCCTTCAGGTGGATCTGACAACGCGTCTCAGCACGCTTCTGCCGGTCGCGATGTGGGCCGCCAGCCTCGTGGTGGCATTCTGGGCACTGAACCGCCTTGCCATCCGGCATATCCGGAAACTGGGTCGGCAGATGCGGCGCTTTGCCCTGAGCCGGACCCTGCCGCGCGACACCCTTGCGCCATCGATCCCGACCGAACTGGCCGAGATGGAGACAGCCTTCGTCGCGATGGCGGAATCCATCCTGCGCGACGAAGCGACGCTGGAAGACAGTCTGCGCGAAAAGAACATCCTGCTGAAGGAAGTGCACCACCGTGTGAAGAACAACCTGCAGCTCATCTCGTCCATCATGAACATGCAGATCCGGCAGGCCAAGAGCGAAGACGCGCGGTTCGTCCTGCGCCGCCTGCAGGAAAGGATCCTGAGCCTAGCCACGGTACACAAGAACCTGTACCAGGATGACAATCTGGTCCGTGTGGATGCCAAAGTTCTGCTGGAAGAAGTCGTCGGGCAGCTTTTGAAGGTCGGGCTCGGCCCAAAGGCGCATGTGAAGGTTACTCAGAGCTTCGAGCGGATCAGCATCGATGCGGACGACGCCGCTCCGTTGACCCTGCTGACCTCGGAAGCGATCACGAACGCTCTGAAGTACATTCCCCAGTCCTCGCCCGATGCGCACCTCGATGCATCCCTTCGCCAGATCGACACCGAACTCGCGCAGCTTACGGTCAGCAATACGGTCAGTGGAGATACCGCGGAAACCGGCACCGGGCTGGGTTCCCGGCTGATCGAGGCATTTGCGCGTCAGTTGAACGGACACGTCGAGATCGAGAGCACGGAAACCGTTTACGCGCTCAAGGTGACCTTCCACGTCCCGAAGACGGCAAAACAGACCTACGACTACTGA
- a CDS encoding FMN-binding glutamate synthase family protein, producing MPYFSAYSRFATFAGVAALAIVCLVLTVTWSLWLAVPLAFFVALTLLGIFDLLQTRHSILRNYPVLGHMRFIFEGVRPEIRQYLIESDQDEEPFSRDDRSLVYQRAKGQEDARPFGTRQRVYDAGYSWVTHSIQPVHIEDFDFRITIGGNACKQHYSASIYNISAMSFGSLSANAIQALNTGAKMGNFAHDTGEGSVSRYHKAGGGDLIYQLASGYFGSRAPDGTFDPAKFKETASLDQVKMIELKLSQGAKPGHGGMLPASKITPEIAEARGVPMGKDCVSPAAHSAFQTPIEMMEFLQQLRDLSGGKPVGFKLCIGHRREFMCIVKAMLETGIVPDFIVVDGGEGGTGAAPVEFSNHVGMPMVEGLTFVHNTLRGAGLRDQIRIGAAGKVVSAFDIARALALGADWCNSARGFMFAIGCIQAQACHTNHCPVGVATQDKTRMRALDVSHKSKRVARFHRNTMEALAEMTGAAGLKHPSEFLPRHLMLRQGDKSMAEGSQAYGYLPEGFLLDPDAPDYHGDKTRWDRARAESFAPVD from the coding sequence ATGCCATATTTTTCAGCCTATTCCAGATTTGCCACTTTTGCAGGTGTCGCCGCCCTCGCCATCGTCTGCCTGGTTCTCACGGTGACGTGGTCGTTGTGGCTTGCCGTTCCCCTCGCGTTCTTTGTCGCCCTCACCCTCTTGGGGATCTTCGATCTGCTCCAGACACGTCACAGCATCCTGCGGAATTACCCGGTGCTGGGGCATATGCGCTTCATCTTCGAAGGGGTGCGCCCGGAAATTCGGCAGTACCTCATTGAATCGGATCAGGATGAAGAACCGTTCAGCCGGGACGACCGGTCCTTGGTTTACCAGCGGGCCAAGGGGCAGGAAGATGCGCGGCCTTTCGGGACGCGCCAGCGGGTTTACGATGCGGGATATTCATGGGTGACGCACTCTATCCAGCCCGTGCACATCGAGGATTTCGATTTCCGCATCACCATCGGCGGCAACGCGTGCAAGCAGCACTATTCGGCTTCGATCTACAATATTTCAGCCATGAGCTTCGGGTCGCTTTCCGCGAACGCGATTCAGGCGCTGAACACCGGGGCAAAGATGGGCAATTTCGCGCATGACACCGGCGAAGGATCTGTCAGCCGCTATCACAAGGCGGGCGGTGGCGACCTGATCTACCAGCTTGCATCGGGATATTTCGGCAGCCGGGCGCCCGACGGCACATTCGATCCGGCCAAGTTCAAGGAAACGGCATCGCTCGATCAGGTCAAGATGATCGAGCTGAAACTCAGCCAGGGTGCCAAGCCGGGCCACGGCGGGATGCTGCCCGCGTCCAAGATCACACCGGAGATTGCCGAGGCAAGGGGCGTGCCGATGGGAAAGGACTGCGTGTCGCCCGCGGCGCATTCCGCCTTCCAGACGCCGATCGAGATGATGGAGTTCCTGCAGCAATTGCGCGATCTGTCCGGGGGAAAGCCCGTGGGCTTCAAGCTCTGCATCGGGCACCGGCGCGAGTTCATGTGCATTGTAAAGGCGATGCTGGAAACCGGGATCGTGCCGGATTTCATCGTCGTGGATGGGGGAGAAGGCGGCACCGGGGCGGCCCCTGTCGAGTTTTCCAACCACGTCGGGATGCCCATGGTCGAGGGGCTGACCTTTGTCCACAATACGCTGCGCGGGGCCGGTTTGCGCGATCAGATAAGGATCGGCGCGGCGGGCAAGGTGGTGTCGGCCTTCGACATCGCAAGGGCGCTGGCGCTGGGTGCCGACTGGTGCAATTCGGCGCGCGGCTTCATGTTCGCCATCGGATGCATCCAGGCCCAGGCCTGCCACACCAACCATTGCCCGGTGGGTGTCGCCACGCAGGACAAGACGCGGATGCGCGCGCTTGACGTCTCGCACAAGAGCAAGCGGGTCGCCCGCTTTCACCGCAACACGATGGAGGCGCTTGCAGAGATGACGGGTGCCGCCGGGCTGAAGCACCCGAGCGAGTTTCTGCCCAGACACCTGATGCTGCGACAGGGGGACAAGAGCATGGCGGAAGGAAGCCAGGCCTACGGCTACCTGCCGGAAGGTTTCCTGCTGGACCCCGATGCGCCCGATTATCACGGCGACAAGACGAGGTGGGACCGTGCCCGCGCCGAGAGTTTCGCGCCGGTCGACTGA
- a CDS encoding TAXI family TRAP transporter solute-binding subunit, producing the protein MKMFKMIALAGAMAAGTAATAQEKFITIGTGGQTGVYFVVGQSICRLVNRGTAEHNLKCTAPSTGGSIANINAIKAGDMDMGVAQSDWQFHAYNGTSQFEGDKFDKLRAVFSVHGEPFNVIARNDSGIKSFDDLKGKRVNIGNPGSGQRATMEVVMNAKGWTLDDFALASELKPAEQAAALGDNKVDAIIYTVGHPNGSIQEAVSTIDASLVPVEGPEIDKLIDENPYYAAATVPGGMYKGTDSDVSTFGVKATFVTSADVDDEVVYQVVKAVFDNFDRFKRLHPAFENLTEEAMISEGLSAPLHDGAAKYYKERGWIE; encoded by the coding sequence ATGAAAATGTTCAAGATGATTGCGCTTGCTGGCGCCATGGCGGCCGGTACTGCTGCAACGGCACAAGAGAAGTTCATCACCATCGGTACCGGCGGCCAGACCGGCGTCTACTTTGTCGTCGGCCAGTCCATCTGCCGACTGGTCAACCGCGGCACTGCCGAGCACAACCTGAAGTGCACGGCGCCGTCCACCGGCGGTTCCATCGCCAACATCAATGCGATCAAGGCGGGCGACATGGACATGGGCGTGGCCCAGTCCGACTGGCAGTTCCACGCCTACAACGGGACGTCACAGTTCGAGGGTGACAAGTTCGACAAGCTGCGCGCCGTGTTTTCCGTGCACGGCGAACCATTCAACGTGATCGCCCGCAACGACAGCGGCATCAAGAGCTTCGATGACCTGAAGGGCAAGCGCGTCAACATCGGCAACCCGGGCTCGGGCCAGCGCGCCACCATGGAAGTCGTCATGAACGCAAAAGGCTGGACGCTGGATGACTTCGCGCTCGCTTCCGAGCTGAAGCCGGCGGAGCAGGCCGCAGCGCTGGGCGACAACAAGGTCGATGCGATCATCTACACCGTGGGCCATCCCAACGGTTCGATCCAGGAAGCGGTGTCGACCATCGATGCCAGCCTCGTTCCCGTAGAAGGCCCCGAGATCGACAAGCTGATCGATGAAAATCCCTATTACGCCGCGGCCACCGTGCCGGGCGGCATGTACAAGGGTACGGACAGCGACGTGAGCACGTTCGGCGTCAAGGCGACCTTTGTCACCTCCGCCGATGTGGATGACGAGGTCGTCTATCAGGTGGTCAAGGCTGTGTTCGACAACTTCGACCGTTTCAAGCGCCTGCATCCGGCCTTTGAGAACCTGACCGAGGAAGCGATGATTTCCGAAGGCCTGTCCGCGCCGCTGCATGACGGTGCCGCCAAGTACTACAAGGAGCGTGGCTGGATCGAATAA
- the gabT gene encoding 4-aminobutyrate--2-oxoglutarate transaminase — MIERRNAAVARGVASAAPIYAQYAENAELWDVEGNRYIDFVGGIGVLNTGHRHPKVVAAAKAQEDHYTHTSFQVVPYGPYIELAEKLNALAPGDAPKKTLLVTTGAEAVENAVKIARAATGRPGVIAFTGGYHGRTLLTLGMTGKVSPYKKGVGPFPADVFRAPFPSVRDGITVDDAITGLKNLFLTDAEPSRVAAIIIEPVLGEGGYTPVPFEMMQQLRDICDEHGILLIADEVQAGFGRTGTWFAVEHSGVVPDLITVAKSMAGGYPLAGVIGRADVMDAMDPGGLGGTYGGNPVACAAALAAIEAIEEEGLLARSTAMGETLKARFSEIGARSAPYRFWDVRGLGAMVAVEFVTDFDTAKPDADLTKRVIAHALKRGLLLLSCGMHGNAVRVMVPLTASDAVVEEGLSIFEAAVQAAVAEEA; from the coding sequence ATGATTGAACGCCGCAACGCCGCCGTCGCGCGCGGCGTGGCGTCGGCCGCGCCGATCTACGCGCAGTATGCCGAGAACGCCGAACTCTGGGACGTCGAAGGCAACCGTTACATCGATTTCGTCGGCGGGATCGGCGTGCTGAACACCGGCCACCGTCATCCCAAGGTCGTCGCCGCGGCGAAGGCACAGGAAGACCATTACACGCACACCTCGTTCCAGGTCGTTCCCTATGGTCCCTACATCGAACTTGCGGAAAAGCTGAACGCGCTGGCCCCCGGCGATGCGCCCAAGAAAACGCTTCTGGTCACGACCGGGGCAGAGGCCGTGGAAAACGCGGTTAAGATCGCACGTGCCGCGACTGGCCGTCCGGGTGTGATTGCCTTTACCGGAGGGTACCACGGCCGCACGCTGCTGACCCTCGGCATGACCGGCAAGGTCAGCCCCTACAAGAAGGGTGTGGGCCCGTTCCCCGCGGATGTCTTCCGCGCGCCGTTTCCCTCCGTGCGTGACGGAATCACCGTCGACGACGCGATCACCGGCCTCAAGAACCTGTTCCTGACCGATGCGGAACCCTCCCGCGTGGCGGCGATCATCATCGAGCCCGTGTTGGGCGAGGGCGGCTATACCCCGGTTCCCTTCGAGATGATGCAGCAACTGCGCGACATCTGCGATGAACATGGCATTCTGCTGATCGCCGATGAAGTTCAGGCGGGCTTTGGCCGCACGGGCACATGGTTCGCTGTCGAACATTCCGGCGTGGTTCCGGACCTGATCACCGTCGCGAAGTCCATGGCCGGTGGTTATCCGCTGGCCGGCGTGATCGGCCGCGCCGACGTGATGGACGCGATGGATCCCGGTGGCCTTGGCGGGACCTACGGCGGCAACCCGGTCGCATGCGCCGCGGCGCTGGCCGCGATCGAGGCGATCGAGGAAGAAGGCCTGCTGGCCCGTTCCACCGCAATGGGCGAGACCCTCAAGGCGAGGTTCAGCGAGATCGGCGCGCGGTCCGCACCCTACCGGTTCTGGGACGTGCGCGGACTTGGCGCGATGGTCGCGGTCGAGTTCGTCACAGACTTCGACACCGCCAAGCCGGACGCCGATTTGACGAAGCGGGTGATCGCGCATGCGCTCAAGCGCGGGCTGCTGCTGCTGAGCTGTGGCATGCACGGGAACGCCGTTCGCGTCATGGTGCCGTTGACCGCTTCCGATGCCGTGGTCGAGGAGGGTCTGTCCATCTTCGAAGCGGCCGTGCAGGCCGCCGTCGCCGAAGAGGCCTGA
- a CDS encoding TRAP transporter permease, with translation MTNKDQQQAAAVEAAADGRGGLSQTELDELVASSDTGGRSVSGPVGLLLMLVALAWSLFQLYIASPFGLFNDTLARSIHLGFAVFLGIMAFPAARTPFQLALGIVVPLALAALFMIAAKDSIAIWWIPLPAIAVAATVLLGSPKDHVPVWEWILAIAGALSALYLFLFYREIANRVGAPIMQDYVVAVIGMLILLEATRRALGPALMIVASIFLLYTVLGPQMPGIIAHKGNSLSEIVNHQWITTEGVFGIALGVSTSFVFLFVLFGSLLDRAGAGNYFIQVAFSLMGHMKGGPAKAAVVASAMTGLISGSSIANVVTTGTFTIPLMKKVGFSSEKAGAVEVASSVNGQIMPPVMGAAAFLMVEYVGIPYFDVVKHAFLPAVISYIALVYIVHLEALKAGMQGLPRAYTPKPLVQRLVGIAFAIIAICVLSFVVYYGMGWIRPAFPETAGYIIFVFLTIVYVALLYVASKEEPLKMDDPNDEVTSLPLPGPTARSGLHFILPVVVLVWALMVDRLSPGLSAFWASAYMIFILLTQRPLMAIFRGESRLATDIKDGFMDLIDGLVTGARNMIGIGIATATAGIIVGAVSQTGVGSALADVVEVLSGGNILAILALTAVLSLILGMGLPTTANYIVVSALLAPVIVTLGQQNGLIVPLIAVHLFVFYFGIMADVTPPVGLASFAAAAVSGGDPIKTGVVAFFYSLRTAALPFLFIFNTELLLINVGWAQGIFVFVIATVAMLLFAAATQGWFLAKNRFYETIALLLVAFTLFRPGFWMDMVAPPYDEVAPTEIQQAAADTPAGDDLRIRVAGVNDLGDPIEFVAILPIGEGATGEEKLENAGLLFREDGDRMIIDDVGFDTPAQNAGLDWDQEVLRVLKPVPQPTKYLMFIPALLLLALVVFLQRGRAARGARSKPQAA, from the coding sequence ATGACCAACAAAGATCAGCAGCAGGCCGCCGCGGTGGAAGCCGCCGCAGATGGCCGGGGTGGATTGAGCCAGACCGAACTCGACGAACTTGTCGCGTCTTCGGATACCGGGGGCCGATCGGTCAGCGGTCCGGTTGGGCTTCTGCTGATGCTCGTGGCCTTGGCGTGGTCGTTGTTCCAGCTCTACATCGCGTCGCCTTTCGGGCTCTTCAACGACACGTTGGCGCGGTCGATCCACCTTGGTTTCGCCGTCTTCCTGGGCATCATGGCCTTTCCGGCAGCACGCACGCCTTTCCAGCTGGCGCTGGGCATCGTTGTTCCGCTCGCGTTGGCTGCGCTCTTCATGATCGCGGCAAAGGACAGTATCGCCATCTGGTGGATCCCGCTGCCCGCGATCGCGGTCGCCGCCACGGTTCTCCTTGGCTCGCCCAAGGATCATGTGCCGGTGTGGGAGTGGATTCTGGCCATCGCCGGCGCGCTGTCCGCGCTTTACCTTTTCCTGTTTTACCGCGAGATCGCGAACCGGGTCGGGGCACCGATCATGCAGGATTATGTGGTGGCGGTGATCGGCATGCTGATCCTGTTGGAGGCGACCCGCCGCGCGCTGGGGCCCGCCCTGATGATCGTGGCGTCGATTTTCCTGCTCTATACCGTGCTGGGCCCGCAGATGCCGGGGATCATCGCCCACAAGGGCAACAGCCTGTCGGAAATCGTGAACCACCAGTGGATCACAACCGAAGGCGTGTTCGGCATCGCCCTGGGCGTATCCACCTCCTTCGTGTTCCTTTTCGTCCTGTTCGGGTCCCTGCTGGACCGTGCGGGTGCCGGTAACTACTTCATTCAGGTCGCGTTCAGCCTGATGGGGCACATGAAGGGCGGCCCGGCCAAGGCAGCCGTCGTCGCCTCCGCCATGACCGGGCTGATCTCGGGGTCGTCCATCGCCAACGTCGTGACGACCGGAACATTCACCATCCCGTTGATGAAGAAGGTCGGTTTCAGTTCTGAAAAGGCCGGCGCGGTCGAGGTCGCCTCCTCTGTAAACGGCCAGATCATGCCGCCCGTCATGGGCGCCGCGGCCTTCCTGATGGTCGAGTATGTGGGCATTCCGTATTTCGACGTGGTCAAGCATGCATTCCTGCCTGCCGTGATCTCCTACATCGCGCTGGTCTATATCGTGCACCTCGAAGCACTGAAGGCCGGCATGCAGGGACTGCCCCGCGCCTACACCCCCAAGCCGCTGGTCCAGCGCCTGGTCGGCATCGCATTCGCCATCATCGCGATCTGCGTCCTGTCCTTTGTCGTCTACTATGGCATGGGCTGGATCCGCCCCGCGTTCCCAGAAACGGCGGGATACATCATCTTCGTCTTCCTCACCATCGTCTACGTCGCGCTGCTGTACGTGGCGAGCAAGGAAGAACCGCTGAAGATGGACGACCCCAACGACGAGGTCACATCGTTGCCCCTGCCGGGTCCGACCGCACGCTCGGGGCTGCATTTCATCCTGCCGGTCGTCGTTCTGGTCTGGGCGCTGATGGTGGACCGCCTGTCGCCGGGTCTATCGGCCTTCTGGGCGTCGGCCTACATGATCTTCATCCTGCTGACCCAACGACCGCTGATGGCGATCTTCCGTGGCGAAAGCAGGCTGGCCACCGACATCAAGGACGGCTTCATGGACCTGATCGATGGCCTCGTGACGGGAGCCCGCAACATGATCGGCATCGGCATCGCCACGGCAACCGCCGGTATCATCGTGGGCGCGGTAAGCCAGACCGGTGTCGGTTCCGCCCTCGCCGATGTGGTGGAGGTCCTGTCGGGCGGCAACATCCTGGCCATCCTCGCGCTGACGGCGGTGCTTTCCCTGATACTGGGGATGGGGCTGCCCACCACGGCGAACTACATCGTGGTGTCCGCGCTTCTCGCGCCCGTCATCGTGACGCTGGGCCAGCAGAACGGCCTGATCGTTCCGCTGATCGCGGTACACCTCTTCGTGTTCTATTTCGGGATCATGGCGGACGTCACGCCGCCCGTGGGCCTCGCGTCCTTTGCCGCCGCGGCCGTGTCGGGCGGCGACCCGATCAAGACCGGTGTCGTGGCCTTCTTCTACTCCCTGCGGACCGCGGCTCTGCCGTTCCTTTTCATCTTCAACACCGAGCTGCTGCTGATCAACGTGGGCTGGGCACAGGGGATATTCGTCTTCGTCATCGCGACGGTGGCCATGCTGCTTTTCGCGGCGGCGACACAGGGCTGGTTCCTTGCCAAGAACCGCTTCTACGAGACGATCGCCCTGCTGCTGGTGGCCTTCACCCTCTTCCGGCCGGGGTTCTGGATGGACATGGTCGCACCCCCCTACGATGAGGTCGCGCCAACCGAAATCCAGCAGGCCGCAGCGGACACACCTGCGGGAGACGACCTGCGCATCCGGGTGGCCGGTGTCAACGATCTGGGCGACCCGATCGAATTCGTCGCGATCCTGCCGATCGGCGAAGGGGCTACCGGCGAGGAAAAGCTCGAGAACGCGGGCCTGCTGTTCCGCGAGGACGGCGACCGGATGATCATCGACGACGTCGGGTTCGACACGCCGGCGCAGAACGCCGGTCTGGACTGGGATCAGGAGGTGCTGCGGGTGCTCAAACCGGTGCCGCAACCGACAAAGTACCTGATGTTCATCCCGGCCTTGCTCCTGCTGGCGCTGGTGGTCTTCCTGCAACGGGGCCGCGCCGCGCGCGGCGCCCGCAGCAAGCCACAGGCGGCCTGA
- a CDS encoding cupin domain-containing protein gives MDIGQRLKTIRKQRGLSQRELAARAGLTNGTISLIEMNRTSPSVASLKSLLDAIPISMAEFFSTLEDREAPKYFYTAQDFTEVAPAAPGQVSLRQLGNIENHALQVLHETYPPGADTGPEFLSHQGEEAGIVVKGAIEVTVDGHTSVLRVGDGYIFDSTLPHRFRNIGKDVCEVVSACTPPSF, from the coding sequence TTGGACATCGGGCAAAGACTAAAAACCATTCGCAAGCAGCGTGGCCTGTCGCAACGGGAACTCGCAGCGCGTGCGGGCCTGACCAACGGGACGATTTCACTGATCGAAATGAACAGGACCAGCCCTTCGGTCGCGTCCCTGAAGAGCCTGCTGGACGCGATCCCGATCAGCATGGCCGAATTCTTTTCCACGCTGGAGGACCGCGAGGCTCCGAAATACTTCTACACGGCGCAGGACTTTACCGAAGTTGCGCCCGCCGCACCGGGGCAGGTATCGCTTCGGCAACTCGGCAACATAGAGAACCACGCGCTTCAGGTGCTGCACGAAACCTATCCGCCCGGCGCCGATACGGGCCCGGAGTTTCTGTCCCATCAGGGCGAGGAAGCCGGGATCGTGGTGAAGGGAGCTATAGAGGTGACCGTCGATGGTCATACCTCCGTGCTTCGGGTCGGCGATGGTTACATCTTCGACAGTACCTTGCCCCACCGGTTCAGGAACATCGGAAAAGACGTGTGCGAAGTGGTCAGCGCCTGCACACCGCCCAGTTTCTGA